The Oreochromis niloticus isolate F11D_XX linkage group LG2, O_niloticus_UMD_NMBU, whole genome shotgun sequence genome includes a region encoding these proteins:
- the stx3b gene encoding syntaxin 3b isoform X3 produces MKDRLEQLKAVCDQDDDDVEIAVDNAGFMDEFFSEIEAIRNNIDKIDENVTEVKKLYSVILSAPTSDQKTQEDLEAITNDIKKLANGARNKLKTIERNLESEEQERVSADTRIRKSQHAVLSRKFVEVMTKYNEAQVDFRERSKGRIQRQLEITGKATTDEELEEMLEGGNAAVFTAGIIDSGISKQALNEIEARHKDIVRLESSIKELHDMFVDIAMLVESQGDLVENIEQNIAKSVDHIEAAKEQTKKAVRYQTKARKKKMMITLCCAIIGIVGFSYLYSFFS; encoded by the exons GTGTGTGATCAAGATGATGATGACGTGGAGATTGCTGTGGACAACGCAGGCTTCATGGATGAGTTCTTTTCGGAG ATCGAGGCAATCAGAAACAATATTGATAAAATCGATGAGAACGTGACAGAAGTGAAAAAGCTTTACTCTGTCATCTTGTCTGCTCCCACATCAGATCAGA aaacacaggaggaTTTGGAGGCGATCACCAATGACATAAAGAAGTTGGCCAACGGTGCAAGGAACAAACTCAAGA CCATTGAGAGAAATCTGGAGTCGGAAGAGCAGGAGAGGGTGTCAGCTGACACGCGGATACGTAAATCACAG CATGCAGTGCTGTCTAGGAAGTTTGTGGAGGTGATGACAAAGTATAATGAAGCTCAGGTGGATTTCCGGGAGAGGAGTAAAGGACGTATTCAGAGACAGCTCGAGATCA CTGGAAAAGCAACTACGGATGAAGAACTAGAGGAGATGTTGGAGGGTGGTAATGCTGCTGTGTTCACTGCAGGG ATTATAGACTCGGGGATCTCCAAACAAGCCCTGAATGAGATTGAAGCCAGACACAAAGACATCGTCCGTCTGGAGAGTAGTATTAAGGAGCTGCACGATATGTTTGTAGACATCGCCATGCTGGTCGAGAGCCAG GGTGACTTGGTAGAAAACATAGAGCAGAATATAGCCAAGTCGGTGGACCACATAGAAGCAGCAAAGGAACAGACCAAAAAAGCTGTAAGGTATCAGACCAAAGCACGCAAg AAAAAGATGATGATTACATTGTGCTGTGCCATCATTGGGATCGTTGGGTTCTCCTATCTCTACAGCTTCTTCTCATAA
- the stx3b gene encoding syntaxin 3b isoform X4, whose protein sequence is MKDRLEQLKAVCDQDDDDVEIAVDNAGFMDEFFSEIEAIRNNIDKIDENVTEVKKLYSVILSAPTSDQKTQEDLEAITNDIKKLANGARNKLKTIERNLESEEQERVSADTRIRKSQHAVLSRKFVEVMTKYNEAQVDFRERSKGRIQRQLEITGKATTDEELEEMLEGGNAAVFTAGIIDSGISKQALNEIEARHKDIVRLESSIKELHDMFVDIAMLVESQGGMIDRIESNMDQSVGFVERAVADTKKAAKFQQEARRKKMMITLCCAIIGIVGFSYLYSFFS, encoded by the exons GTGTGTGATCAAGATGATGATGACGTGGAGATTGCTGTGGACAACGCAGGCTTCATGGATGAGTTCTTTTCGGAG ATCGAGGCAATCAGAAACAATATTGATAAAATCGATGAGAACGTGACAGAAGTGAAAAAGCTTTACTCTGTCATCTTGTCTGCTCCCACATCAGATCAGA aaacacaggaggaTTTGGAGGCGATCACCAATGACATAAAGAAGTTGGCCAACGGTGCAAGGAACAAACTCAAGA CCATTGAGAGAAATCTGGAGTCGGAAGAGCAGGAGAGGGTGTCAGCTGACACGCGGATACGTAAATCACAG CATGCAGTGCTGTCTAGGAAGTTTGTGGAGGTGATGACAAAGTATAATGAAGCTCAGGTGGATTTCCGGGAGAGGAGTAAAGGACGTATTCAGAGACAGCTCGAGATCA CTGGAAAAGCAACTACGGATGAAGAACTAGAGGAGATGTTGGAGGGTGGTAATGCTGCTGTGTTCACTGCAGGG ATTATAGACTCGGGGATCTCCAAACAAGCCCTGAATGAGATTGAAGCCAGACACAAAGACATCGTCCGTCTGGAGAGTAGTATTAAGGAGCTGCACGATATGTTTGTAGACATCGCCATGCTGGTCGAGAGCCAG ggtggaatgattgacAGGATCGAGAGCAACATGGACCAGTCGGTGGGCTTTGTGGAGCGCGCTGTTGCAGACACTAAAAAAGCTGCAAAGTTTCAGCAAGAGGCTCGCCGT AAAAAGATGATGATTACATTGTGCTGTGCCATCATTGGGATCGTTGGGTTCTCCTATCTCTACAGCTTCTTCTCATAA
- the stx3b gene encoding syntaxin 3b isoform X2 — MKDRLEQLKAVCDQDDDDVEIAVDNAGFMDEFFSEIEAIRNNIDKIDENVTEVKKLYSVILSAPTSDQKTQEDLEAITNDIKKLANGARNKLKTIERNLESEEQERVSADTRIRKSQHAVLSRKFVEVMTKYNEAQVDFRERSKGRIQRQLEITGKATTDEELEEMLEGGNAAVFTAGIIDSGISKQALNEIEARHKDIVRLESSIKELHDMFVDIAMLVESQGDLVENIEQNIAKSVDHIEAAKEQTKKAVRYQTKARKKIIIISVVCAVVLLIILIIILTQTL, encoded by the exons GTGTGTGATCAAGATGATGATGACGTGGAGATTGCTGTGGACAACGCAGGCTTCATGGATGAGTTCTTTTCGGAG ATCGAGGCAATCAGAAACAATATTGATAAAATCGATGAGAACGTGACAGAAGTGAAAAAGCTTTACTCTGTCATCTTGTCTGCTCCCACATCAGATCAGA aaacacaggaggaTTTGGAGGCGATCACCAATGACATAAAGAAGTTGGCCAACGGTGCAAGGAACAAACTCAAGA CCATTGAGAGAAATCTGGAGTCGGAAGAGCAGGAGAGGGTGTCAGCTGACACGCGGATACGTAAATCACAG CATGCAGTGCTGTCTAGGAAGTTTGTGGAGGTGATGACAAAGTATAATGAAGCTCAGGTGGATTTCCGGGAGAGGAGTAAAGGACGTATTCAGAGACAGCTCGAGATCA CTGGAAAAGCAACTACGGATGAAGAACTAGAGGAGATGTTGGAGGGTGGTAATGCTGCTGTGTTCACTGCAGGG ATTATAGACTCGGGGATCTCCAAACAAGCCCTGAATGAGATTGAAGCCAGACACAAAGACATCGTCCGTCTGGAGAGTAGTATTAAGGAGCTGCACGATATGTTTGTAGACATCGCCATGCTGGTCGAGAGCCAG GGTGACTTGGTAGAAAACATAGAGCAGAATATAGCCAAGTCGGTGGACCACATAGAAGCAGCAAAGGAACAGACCAAAAAAGCTGTAAGGTATCAGACCAAAGCACGCAAg AAGATCATCATTATTTCTGTGGTCTGTGCCGTGGTTCTTCTCATTatcctcatcatcatcctcacccAGACACTATAG
- the stx3b gene encoding syntaxin 3b isoform X1, with amino-acid sequence MKDRLEQLKAVCDQDDDDVEIAVDNAGFMDEFFSEIEAIRNNIDKIDENVTEVKKLYSVILSAPTSDQKTQEDLEAITNDIKKLANGARNKLKTIERNLESEEQERVSADTRIRKSQHAVLSRKFVEVMTKYNEAQVDFRERSKGRIQRQLEITGKATTDEELEEMLEGGNAAVFTAGIIDSGISKQALNEIEARHKDIVRLESSIKELHDMFVDIAMLVESQGDLVENIEQNIAKSVDHIEAAKEQTKKAVRYQTKARKKLVIIIVIVVILVIIVALAIGLSVGLKK; translated from the exons GTGTGTGATCAAGATGATGATGACGTGGAGATTGCTGTGGACAACGCAGGCTTCATGGATGAGTTCTTTTCGGAG ATCGAGGCAATCAGAAACAATATTGATAAAATCGATGAGAACGTGACAGAAGTGAAAAAGCTTTACTCTGTCATCTTGTCTGCTCCCACATCAGATCAGA aaacacaggaggaTTTGGAGGCGATCACCAATGACATAAAGAAGTTGGCCAACGGTGCAAGGAACAAACTCAAGA CCATTGAGAGAAATCTGGAGTCGGAAGAGCAGGAGAGGGTGTCAGCTGACACGCGGATACGTAAATCACAG CATGCAGTGCTGTCTAGGAAGTTTGTGGAGGTGATGACAAAGTATAATGAAGCTCAGGTGGATTTCCGGGAGAGGAGTAAAGGACGTATTCAGAGACAGCTCGAGATCA CTGGAAAAGCAACTACGGATGAAGAACTAGAGGAGATGTTGGAGGGTGGTAATGCTGCTGTGTTCACTGCAGGG ATTATAGACTCGGGGATCTCCAAACAAGCCCTGAATGAGATTGAAGCCAGACACAAAGACATCGTCCGTCTGGAGAGTAGTATTAAGGAGCTGCACGATATGTTTGTAGACATCGCCATGCTGGTCGAGAGCCAG GGTGACTTGGTAGAAAACATAGAGCAGAATATAGCCAAGTCGGTGGACCACATAGAAGCAGCAAAGGAACAGACCAAAAAAGCTGTAAGGTATCAGACCAAAGCACGCAAg AAACTGGTGATAATAATTGTGATTGTGGTGATCTTGGTGATCATAGTGGCTCTGGCAATTGGGTTGTCAGTGGGATTAAAGAAATGA
- the stx3b gene encoding syntaxin 3b isoform X5, giving the protein MKDRLEQLKAVCDQDDDDVEIAVDNAGFMDEFFSEIEAIRNNIDKIDENVTEVKKLYSVILSAPTSDQKTQEDLEAITNDIKKLANGARNKLKTIERNLESEEQERVSADTRIRKSQHAVLSRKFVEVMTKYNEAQVDFRERSKGRIQRQLEITGKATTDEELEEMLEGGNAAVFTAGIIDSGISKQALNEIEARHKDIVRLESSIKELHDMFVDIAMLVESQGGMIDRIESNMDQSVGFVERAVADTKKAAKFQQEARRKLVIIIVIVVILVIIVALAIGLSVGLKK; this is encoded by the exons GTGTGTGATCAAGATGATGATGACGTGGAGATTGCTGTGGACAACGCAGGCTTCATGGATGAGTTCTTTTCGGAG ATCGAGGCAATCAGAAACAATATTGATAAAATCGATGAGAACGTGACAGAAGTGAAAAAGCTTTACTCTGTCATCTTGTCTGCTCCCACATCAGATCAGA aaacacaggaggaTTTGGAGGCGATCACCAATGACATAAAGAAGTTGGCCAACGGTGCAAGGAACAAACTCAAGA CCATTGAGAGAAATCTGGAGTCGGAAGAGCAGGAGAGGGTGTCAGCTGACACGCGGATACGTAAATCACAG CATGCAGTGCTGTCTAGGAAGTTTGTGGAGGTGATGACAAAGTATAATGAAGCTCAGGTGGATTTCCGGGAGAGGAGTAAAGGACGTATTCAGAGACAGCTCGAGATCA CTGGAAAAGCAACTACGGATGAAGAACTAGAGGAGATGTTGGAGGGTGGTAATGCTGCTGTGTTCACTGCAGGG ATTATAGACTCGGGGATCTCCAAACAAGCCCTGAATGAGATTGAAGCCAGACACAAAGACATCGTCCGTCTGGAGAGTAGTATTAAGGAGCTGCACGATATGTTTGTAGACATCGCCATGCTGGTCGAGAGCCAG ggtggaatgattgacAGGATCGAGAGCAACATGGACCAGTCGGTGGGCTTTGTGGAGCGCGCTGTTGCAGACACTAAAAAAGCTGCAAAGTTTCAGCAAGAGGCTCGCCGT AAACTGGTGATAATAATTGTGATTGTGGTGATCTTGGTGATCATAGTGGCTCTGGCAATTGGGTTGTCAGTGGGATTAAAGAAATGA